Proteins encoded within one genomic window of Diorhabda sublineata isolate icDioSubl1.1 chromosome 1, icDioSubl1.1, whole genome shotgun sequence:
- the LOC130448055 gene encoding U4/U6 small nuclear ribonucleoprotein Prp4, translated as MSDDEELQYVKKIKTIHYGSLEDNEKIRIETQNEESNEALPAATSPTPETSEYMELEDAMSRDKQALLEEFERRRKARSINVSTDDAEVKRNLRQLGEPICLFGEGPADRRSRLRDILSRMGEDTVIRREAEEERKQFEKDQETTWYHEGPESLRVARLWIAEYSLPRAKDRLEEARRLADLPAATKTAKMQELQKKIQATSIYSSQVGDTRPISYCQFSPDSKLLATASWSGLCKVWSVPNCELKQTLKGHTCNVGAIVFHPYATSKRDEKICNIASCAADGSVKLWDFVSEEPIADIEGHMPHRVSRIGFHPSGRFLGTCCFDNSWRLWDLHQCTEVLHQEGHVKPVYCISFQVDGSVCATGGMDSFGRVWDLRTGRCIMFMEGHLRAILGIDFSSNGYHIATASEDNTCKIWDLRKRSILYTIPAHTNLISEVKFQKFSSNYLVTASYDNTVKIWTNKTWQPLKTLSGHDGKIMSVDVAPNDQYIASSSYDRTFKLWMPESGV; from the exons atgtCTGATGATGAAGAACTTCagtatgtgaaaaaaataaaaactatccaTTACGGTTCGTTggaagataatgaaaaaattagaattgaaaCCCAAAATGAAGAAAGTAACGAAGCTCTACCGGCAGCAACGTCTCCTACTCCAGAGACTTCGG aatacATGGAGCTTGAAGATGCTATGTCACGAGATAAACAAGCTTTACTTGAAGAATTCGAAAGGAGAAGAAAAGCCAGATCAATTAACGTATCCACCGACGACGCCGAGGTGAAAAGAAACTTACGTCAACTAGGCGAACCGATTTGCCTCTTCGGAGAAGGCCCCGCAGATAGAAGATCGAGATTAAGAGATATTTTAAGCCg CATGGGCGAAGATACTGTTATAAGAAGAGAAGCCGAAGAAGAAAGGAAACAATTCGAAAAAGATCAAGAAACTACTTGGTATCACGAAGGTCCCGAATCTCTACGAGTAGCTAGGTTGTGGATAGCCGAATATTCCCTACCAAGAGCCAAAGATCGTTTAGAAGAAGCGAGGCGATTAGCAGATTTACCCGCCGCTACTAAAACTGCTAAAATGCAagaattacagaaaaaaattcaagCCACGTCGATTTATTCCAGCCAAGTAGGAGATACAAGACCGATTTCCTATTGCCAGTTCAGTCCGGATTCGAAATTATTAGCAACGGCTTCTTg GAGCGGTTTGTGTAAAGTTTGGTCGGTGCCGAATTGCGAGTTAAAACAAACGTTAAAAGGTCACACTTGTAACGTTGGGGCCATAGTTTTTCATCCGTACGCCACTAGCAAACgagatgaaaaaatatgtaacataGCGTCTTGCGCCGCTGACGGTTCCGTTAAACTATGGGATTTTGTTAG TGAGGAACCAATTGCTGATATCGAAGGACATATGCCGCATAGGGTATCAAGGATAGGTTTCCACCCTTCTGGGAGGTTTTTAGGTACTTGTTGTTTCGATAACTCGTGGAGGTTATGGGATTTGCATCAATGTACTGAAGTTTTACATCAAGAAGGTCACGTTAAACCGGTTTATTGCATCAGTTTCCAAGTAGACGGATCCGTTTGTGCTACGGG GGGTATGGATTCTTTCGGGAGGGTTTGGGATCTTAGAACGGGGCGTTGTATTATGTTTATGGAAGGGCATTTGAGGGCTATATTGGGTATCGATTTTTCTTCAAACGGTTATCATATAGCCACTGCTAGTGAGGATAATACTTGTAAAATATGGGATTTACGTAAACGGTCTATTTTATATACGATTCCGGCTCATACGAATTTGATATCGGAGGTTAAGTTTCAAAAATTCAGTAGTAATTATCTGGTGACTGCTTCGTATGATAATACTGTGAAAATATGGACTAATAAGACGTGGCAGCCTTTGAAGACGTTGTCGGGGCACGATGGGAAGATAATGTCCGTGGATGTTGCTCCTAATGATCAGTATATTGCCAGTAGTTCGTATGATCGAACTTTTAAATTGTGGATGCCTGAATCTGGGGTGTAA